One genomic segment of Hevea brasiliensis isolate MT/VB/25A 57/8 chromosome 3, ASM3005281v1, whole genome shotgun sequence includes these proteins:
- the LOC131178529 gene encoding 36.4 kDa proline-rich protein-like, protein MAKYPIFNLLILLFGLGTLLPSLACRSCPPVTLAPPKPPVASPLKPPVNPPIQPLSPPPPPPPPTITKSPPPSPPPPVPSPPPPPNQQTCPIDTLKLGACVNILGGLVHIGLGNDAKDACCPVLQGLLDVEAAVCLCLAVKAGPHHINATLGIVVQALAGCGKTPPPGFTCPA, encoded by the coding sequence ATGGCCAAATATCCTATTTTTAATCTCTTGATCCTCCTCTTTGGCTTAGGCACTTTGCTTCCTTCTCTAGCTTGCCGCAGTTGTCCACCTGTAACCCTAGCACCACCCAAACCTCCTGTAGCTTCACCATTAAAGCCTCCAGTGAACCCACCCATACAGCCactatcaccaccaccaccaccaccaccaccaactaTAACAAAAAGCCCTCCTCCTTCACCACCACCTCCGGTTCCATCTCCACCTCCACCCCCAAATCAACAAACTTGCCCCATTGACACTCTCAAGCTAGGAGCATGTGTTAATATCCTAGGTGGTCTAGTGCACATTGGTCTTGGCAATGACGCTAAGGATGCTTGTTGTCCAGTGCTTCAAGGGCTTTTGGACGTAGAAGCTGCTGTGTGTCTTTGCCTCGCTGTTAAAGCTGGGCCTCACCACATTAATGCTACTCTAGGCATTGTAGTTCAAGCCCTTGCTGGTTGTGGCAAGACTCCACCGCCGGGGTTCACGTGTCCTGCCTAA